A region of the Clostridium sp. AN503 genome:
TGGGATTTATCCTGCTTGGAAGCGCGGTGGGCATCGGCGGAGCTGTTTTTCTGTCCTATTATATTAAAAAGAGCCTGCTTTCCTATGAACCGGAGGATATTTCCCGGCTGTATCTGGAGAATCAGGGGATCCTGGCAACCATTCACGAGGGGGTTATCGCCATTGACAAGGACAGTAAGATCACGTTGATCAATGAAGCCGCAAAGCAGTATCTCCGTTTGAATGATGCCTGCAGAGGGGAAGCGGTGCAGGAGATTTTTCCGCTGTCCAGGCTGCCGGAGGTGGTGCAGACAGGGGAGGCCCAGCTGGATGTCCAGTATGCGTTGGGGGACCGGATCGTTATATCGAACAATATTCCGATCGCCGATTCCGGCGGACAGATCATAGGCGGCGTTTCCTCCTTCCGGGATCAGACGGAGATGAACAAGCTGGCGGAGGAGATCACAGGGGTGAACAAGATCGTTGACTCCCTGCGGGCCACCACCCACGAGTTCAAGAACAAGCTGCATGTGATCCTGGGGCTGATCGAGACCAGACAGCTGGACCGGGCAAAGTCCTACATTGGTGAGACCAATGAGGAGCTGCAGGCGACGGTCAGCACGGTGCTCAATCACATCCTGGATCCAACCCTTTCTGCTCTGTGCATCGGCAAAAGCCAGAGATGCCATGAACTGAAGATAAAATGGATTTTAAACGAGGACACTTATTTCACCAATGAATATGACTTTGATGTGAACTCTCTTGTGGTGATCGTGGGCAATCTGATCGACAACGGGGCGGAGCATTTGGAGCAGTGCGGGAAGGAAGAAAAGGAGCTGGAGCTGTACATCAATGATGAGCAGGATGCGCTGGTGATCTGGGTCCGGGACAGCGGACAGGGGATAGCGGATCCGTCCAGGATCTTTGAAAAAGGCTATACGACCAAGCAGGGCAGCCGTGGATATGGTCTCTATCTTGTGAAGGAGCAGGTGGATAAATACCAGGGGCAGATCTCGGTGGAGACGAAACCGGGTGTCGGAAGCCGCTTTTACGTGACACTTAAAAAGGAGAACAGGTGAGATGATACGTGTATTGATTGTTGAGGACGACCCGATGGTAGCGCAGATAAACAGTGATTATATCCGGCGGGTCCCTCATTTTCAGGTGGCGGGTATTGTGCAAAACGGTAAGGAGGCGATCGCTTATCTGGAGAAAGATCACACGATCAATCTGATCATTTTGGATATCTATATGCCAAAGATGACCGGGATCGAGGCGTTGGAGGAGCTGCGCAGATGCAGCCATGATGTGGATGTGATCTTTGTGACGGCGGCAAAGGAGAAAAAGATGATCCAGCGCGGCCTGCAATTGGGGGCGGTGGATTATCTGATCAAACCGTTTACCTTTGACCGGATCCGGCTTGCGCTGGAAAAATACCGGCAGCGGTACGCCCTGTTCCAGAAGGGCAGTGACGTAAGCCAGGAACAATTGGATGCCTTGTTTAAAGTGTCGGCAGACTCGGCGCTTCCCAAAGGGATCCATGCCATAACCCTGGAGAGGATCAAAGATGCTGTGCAGGATGCAGAAGGAGAACAGCTTGACTTGCACGGGATGGCGGATACACTGTCCCTGTCCCTTGTC
Encoded here:
- a CDS encoding response regulator, which gives rise to MIRVLIVEDDPMVAQINSDYIRRVPHFQVAGIVQNGKEAIAYLEKDHTINLIILDIYMPKMTGIEALEELRRCSHDVDVIFVTAAKEKKMIQRGLQLGAVDYLIKPFTFDRIRLALEKYRQRYALFQKGSDVSQEQLDALFKVSADSALPKGIHAITLERIKDAVQDAEGEQLDLHGMADTLSLSLVTLRFYLDYLVSMGELLKQTRYGSVGRPTYVYIKKA
- a CDS encoding sensor histidine kinase codes for the protein MKRWKLKLAQKISLMVVALIIAAVVVSTWISGNWYIERMMDHIRQNTLNAVVITAKSPIIIEGLIEKRQDGSIQKFVQDTQEALEQIDIMVVADKDGVRYGHTKNDRIGKLFSAEDHDRAIYKGETYVSIGPGTLGDSLRAFTPVISDDGEILGFVMAGTLLDSIAEARRTITFMMVGFILLGSAVGIGGAVFLSYYIKKSLLSYEPEDISRLYLENQGILATIHEGVIAIDKDSKITLINEAAKQYLRLNDACRGEAVQEIFPLSRLPEVVQTGEAQLDVQYALGDRIVISNNIPIADSGGQIIGGVSSFRDQTEMNKLAEEITGVNKIVDSLRATTHEFKNKLHVILGLIETRQLDRAKSYIGETNEELQATVSTVLNHILDPTLSALCIGKSQRCHELKIKWILNEDTYFTNEYDFDVNSLVVIVGNLIDNGAEHLEQCGKEEKELELYINDEQDALVIWVRDSGQGIADPSRIFEKGYTTKQGSRGYGLYLVKEQVDKYQGQISVETKPGVGSRFYVTLKKENR